A single region of the Deefgea piscis genome encodes:
- the frr gene encoding ribosome recycling factor: protein MIADLKKTTEAKMQKTAEKLRTDLAKVRTGRAHTGLLDHVQVDYWGSMVPVSQVANVTLIDSRTIGVQPWEKPMVAKVEKAIRDCDLGLNPASQGDLIRVPMPMLTEERRKDLIKVVRNETEEARVAMRNVRRDANDQMKRALKDKEISEDEERRGQDEVQKLTDKYIAELDKQLADKEKELLTV from the coding sequence ATGATTGCAGATCTAAAGAAAACCACCGAAGCCAAAATGCAAAAAACGGCTGAAAAACTACGCACGGACCTTGCTAAGGTACGTACTGGGCGTGCTCATACGGGCTTGCTAGATCACGTACAAGTGGATTACTGGGGCAGTATGGTGCCAGTGAGTCAGGTTGCGAATGTGACGCTGATTGATTCACGTACCATTGGTGTGCAACCTTGGGAAAAACCGATGGTTGCTAAAGTTGAAAAGGCAATTCGTGATTGTGACTTGGGCTTGAATCCCGCCTCGCAAGGTGACTTGATTCGTGTACCAATGCCGATGCTGACTGAAGAACGTCGTAAAGACTTGATTAAAGTCGTTCGCAATGAAACCGAAGAAGCTCGGGTTGCAATGCGCAATGTACGTCGTGATGCCAATGACCAAATGAAGCGCGCGCTTAAAGATAAAGAAATTTCAGAAGATGAAGAGCGTCGTGGTCAGGATGAAGTGCAAAAGCTGACTGACAAATATATTGCGGAGCTCGATAAGCAGCTTGCAGATAAAGAAAAAGAACTTTTGACGGTATAA
- the tsf gene encoding translation elongation factor Ts, protein MMSITAKMVAELRELTGLGMMECKKALVEVEGDIKKAEELLRIKSGNKASKMAGRTAAEGVIASFISADKKVGAVVEVNCETDFVAKDDGFVAFAKAIAQAAAESNAADVEALSAVQLSTGETVEEARKALIAKLGENMTVRRFARYETEGELATYLHGAKIGVLVNLIGGDEVLGKDIAMHIAAAKPKALDASGVDPELIETERRVAIERAKADNKPEEMLTKIADGTVNKFLKDVTLVNQVFIKAEDGKQTIEQLLKSKSASVAGFTMFVVGEGIEKKVVDYAAEVAAAAQL, encoded by the coding sequence ATAATGTCTATTACTGCAAAAATGGTCGCTGAGCTACGTGAATTAACCGGCCTTGGCATGATGGAATGCAAGAAAGCTTTGGTTGAAGTTGAGGGCGACATCAAAAAAGCTGAAGAATTGTTGCGTATTAAGTCAGGCAATAAAGCCTCAAAAATGGCTGGCCGTACTGCTGCTGAAGGTGTAATTGCATCTTTCATCTCTGCAGACAAAAAAGTTGGCGCGGTTGTTGAAGTTAACTGCGAAACTGACTTTGTTGCTAAAGATGACGGTTTTGTTGCTTTTGCTAAAGCCATTGCTCAAGCTGCTGCAGAGTCAAACGCTGCTGATGTTGAAGCTTTGTCTGCAGTTCAATTGTCAACTGGCGAAACTGTTGAAGAAGCACGTAAAGCATTGATCGCTAAACTGGGTGAAAACATGACTGTACGTCGTTTTGCTCGTTACGAAACTGAAGGCGAGTTGGCAACTTACTTGCACGGCGCGAAAATCGGCGTGTTGGTCAACTTGATCGGCGGCGACGAAGTTTTGGGTAAAGATATCGCGATGCATATCGCTGCTGCAAAACCAAAAGCATTGGATGCCAGCGGTGTTGATCCTGAATTGATTGAAACTGAGCGTCGTGTAGCGATTGAACGCGCAAAAGCTGACAACAAGCCAGAAGAAATGTTGACTAAAATTGCTGACGGCACCGTTAACAAATTCTTGAAAGACGTTACTTTGGTAAACCAAGTGTTTATTAAAGCGGAAGATGGCAAACAAACAATTGAGCAATTGTTGAAGTCTAAATCAGCGTCTGTTGCTGGTTTCACCATGTTTGTTGTTGGTGAAGGCATTGAGAAAAAAGTGGTAGATTACGCTGCTGAAGTTGCAGCGGCTGCACAACTTTAA
- a CDS encoding MlaD family protein → MKNKVQLLKDGDPRFRWLTWRVVILATWVFVAFAVLLVVLGQRQGFFSSKEKVHFVAENGSGLTPGMQVRLSGFRIGVTDKVSLNEQAKVDVTLLIEQQYMQWVKADSIAILQQEGLIGDHYIEIAGGSAAAPRLAEGGVLVFAPALGLADIAQNLSNRTLPMIDSMQQTFDYLNDPKGDIRLALANVRQLSVEMRETRQRLDQLLARVDGVVDVEARSTLNSADRLLTRADGVAAELNTKLSPVLLGAASIAVSVDAAAKDASATAAVVRKAVELSAPSLPGMVRHADELLYGGRQTLDAVNQSWPINTMLTPLPLQAPLPESRR, encoded by the coding sequence ATGAAGAATAAAGTGCAGTTATTAAAAGATGGTGATCCGCGGTTTCGTTGGTTAACTTGGCGGGTAGTGATATTGGCCACCTGGGTTTTTGTGGCTTTTGCCGTGCTGCTGGTGGTTTTGGGGCAGCGGCAAGGCTTTTTTAGTAGTAAGGAAAAAGTGCACTTTGTTGCCGAAAATGGCAGCGGATTGACGCCGGGTATGCAGGTGAGGTTGTCTGGGTTTCGTATTGGAGTGACCGATAAAGTGAGCTTGAATGAGCAGGCGAAGGTGGATGTTACTTTATTGATTGAGCAGCAATATATGCAATGGGTGAAGGCCGATTCGATCGCTATTTTGCAGCAAGAGGGCTTGATTGGGGATCATTATATTGAGATTGCTGGAGGTTCTGCAGCTGCACCGCGTTTGGCTGAGGGTGGAGTGCTAGTGTTTGCGCCGGCGCTGGGTCTGGCTGATATTGCACAAAATCTAAGTAATCGGACTTTGCCGATGATTGATTCGATGCAGCAAACATTTGATTACCTGAATGATCCTAAAGGAGATATTCGATTGGCGTTGGCTAATGTGCGGCAGTTGAGTGTTGAAATGCGTGAAACGCGCCAACGGCTCGATCAATTGTTAGCTCGGGTTGATGGCGTGGTGGATGTTGAGGCGCGCAGTACGTTAAATAGTGCCGATCGCTTATTGACGCGGGCGGATGGTGTGGCCGCAGAGTTAAATACGAAATTGTCACCGGTGCTGCTTGGGGCTGCATCGATTGCGGTGAGTGTTGATGCGGCGGCAAAGGATGCCAGTGCGACGGCTGCCGTGGTGCGCAAGGCGGTTGAGTTGTCTGCGCCAAGCTTGCCTGGAATGGTGCGCCATGCTGATGAGTTGCTGTATGGCGGCCGTCAAACTTTGGATGCGGTGAATCAGAGTTGGCCAATCAATACCATGCTCACGCCTTTGCCGTTGCAGGCACCTCTACCGGAGAGTCGGCGATGA
- the ispC gene encoding 1-deoxy-D-xylulose-5-phosphate reductoisomerase produces the protein MQQQIVTILGATGSIGSSTLDVIGRHPERYRVFALSAATQIDKLLAACEVHRPLHAVVLDEQSAERLKQGLLARGLSTEVSYGEKALVQIAAAPEVTTVMAAIVGAAGMSATLAAAQAGKRVLLANKETLVLAGQLFMDAVARSGSVLLPIDSEHNAIFQSLPTFYRENPYAYTLADAGIEKILLTASGGPFRTRELDTFSQITPAEAVKHPNWSMGRKISVDSASMMNKGLEVIEARWLFNAPAEQIEVVVHPQSVVHSMVQYRDGSVMAQLGSPDMRTPIAYGLAYPERITAGVKALDLFSVGRLDFSAPDFARFPCLNLAYEALKAGGAAPAVLNAANEIAVAAFLESSILFTQIPHVIEKTLSQLSLRPAGNIEELLDVDAQSRCVAQEVVLQIGRAC, from the coding sequence ATGCAGCAACAAATTGTAACTATTCTCGGTGCTACTGGCAGTATCGGTAGCAGCACACTGGACGTCATTGGGCGTCATCCTGAGCGTTATCGTGTTTTTGCGCTGAGCGCAGCAACGCAGATTGATAAGTTACTTGCTGCATGTGAAGTGCACCGACCTTTGCATGCTGTTGTGCTTGATGAGCAAAGCGCCGAACGCCTAAAGCAAGGTTTACTCGCTCGAGGTCTTAGCACTGAGGTGAGTTATGGTGAAAAGGCGTTGGTGCAAATTGCAGCTGCGCCAGAAGTAACAACCGTGATGGCGGCCATTGTGGGGGCTGCGGGCATGTCAGCAACGTTGGCCGCCGCGCAAGCAGGCAAACGAGTGTTACTGGCCAATAAAGAAACCTTGGTTTTGGCTGGTCAATTATTTATGGATGCAGTTGCACGCTCAGGCAGCGTGCTTTTGCCGATTGATAGTGAACACAATGCTATTTTTCAATCCCTGCCCACTTTCTATCGCGAGAATCCTTACGCCTATACATTGGCAGATGCTGGGATAGAAAAAATTCTACTGACTGCATCAGGTGGTCCATTTCGGACTCGCGAGCTGGATACATTTTCGCAAATTACTCCGGCCGAAGCGGTCAAGCACCCGAATTGGTCAATGGGACGCAAAATTTCTGTTGATTCGGCCAGCATGATGAATAAAGGCCTCGAAGTCATTGAAGCGCGCTGGTTATTTAATGCCCCAGCAGAACAAATAGAAGTCGTTGTTCATCCACAAAGTGTGGTGCATTCTATGGTGCAATACCGCGACGGATCCGTGATGGCGCAATTGGGTTCGCCCGATATGCGCACGCCAATTGCTTATGGTTTGGCTTATCCAGAGCGCATTACTGCGGGCGTGAAGGCTTTAGATTTATTTTCAGTAGGGCGATTGGATTTTTCTGCGCCGGACTTTGCGCGTTTCCCATGTTTAAATTTGGCTTATGAGGCGCTTAAAGCGGGCGGTGCTGCGCCCGCTGTACTCAATGCGGCGAATGAAATTGCGGTGGCCGCATTTTTAGAGTCGTCGATTTTGTTTACTCAAATTCCGCATGTCATTGAAAAAACACTCAGTCAATTGTCGCTGCGACCCGCCGGTAATATTGAAGAGTTGCTCGATGTTGATGCTCAGTCGCGTTGTGTTGCGCAGGAAGTCGTTTTACAAATAGGCCGTGCATGCTAA
- the rseP gene encoding RIP metalloprotease RseP — MLTLFAFIVAIGLLVFIHECGHYWVARRCGVGVLTFSIGFGRPIYQWQRGQTTWQIALIPLGGYVKMLDESEGEVAPAQRQFAFNTQHPAKKMAIALAGPLANLLLASFIYAGLYAYGVVTLKPLVATVAMDSIAAKAGLRAGDVLQRVNGDAVQSWDQAQVSIFEAASQNELKLEVATPQGERSFTLDLSSLSSEDFDQHILSRLGLSPYATTNQIAFVQEKGAAARAGLQVGDVVLTLNQQPLTSWLEFQRYIAQNPSQPFELKIRRGAKTQTLTITPDVIDRDGKKIGRIGVSPANDKALYESMQQTIRLSPVQAMLGGVEKTYDLSVLTVKMFGKMLVGAISPKQISGPLGIAEFAGQSAAMGWVAYLQCLALISVSLGVLNLMPVPILDGGHLLYHGYEWLTGRTIPAWLTVVLQKIGIFLLLMLMALALFNDAQRFLFGLG; from the coding sequence ATGCTAACTCTATTTGCATTTATTGTAGCGATTGGTCTACTGGTATTCATTCACGAGTGCGGTCATTACTGGGTTGCAAGGCGATGCGGGGTAGGGGTATTGACCTTCTCTATTGGTTTTGGTCGACCTATTTATCAGTGGCAACGCGGTCAAACAACTTGGCAAATCGCACTCATCCCTTTGGGCGGCTACGTCAAAATGCTCGACGAGTCTGAAGGTGAGGTCGCACCTGCGCAGCGACAATTTGCGTTTAATACCCAGCATCCGGCAAAAAAGATGGCGATTGCATTGGCTGGCCCCTTGGCCAATTTGCTATTGGCGTCGTTCATTTATGCTGGGCTGTATGCTTATGGTGTCGTGACGTTAAAACCACTGGTGGCGACCGTTGCGATGGACAGTATTGCGGCCAAGGCCGGTTTACGCGCTGGCGATGTGTTGCAGCGGGTTAACGGTGATGCAGTGCAAAGTTGGGATCAAGCGCAAGTGAGTATTTTTGAGGCGGCTAGTCAAAATGAGCTCAAGCTTGAGGTCGCTACGCCACAGGGCGAGCGATCATTTACTTTAGATTTAAGCTCCTTAAGTAGTGAAGACTTCGATCAGCATATTTTAAGTCGTCTAGGTCTGTCACCCTATGCAACGACCAATCAAATTGCCTTTGTGCAAGAAAAAGGTGCGGCGGCACGTGCTGGCCTTCAGGTGGGGGATGTGGTGCTGACGCTCAATCAACAGCCATTGACCTCATGGTTGGAATTTCAGCGTTATATTGCTCAAAATCCAAGCCAGCCTTTTGAATTAAAGATTCGACGCGGCGCAAAAACACAGACTTTAACGATCACGCCCGATGTTATTGATCGAGATGGTAAAAAAATAGGCCGTATCGGCGTGAGCCCAGCCAATGACAAGGCTTTGTATGAAAGCATGCAGCAAACTATTCGTTTATCCCCAGTGCAAGCGATGCTCGGCGGGGTTGAAAAAACCTATGATCTATCGGTTTTAACGGTCAAGATGTTTGGTAAAATGCTGGTTGGCGCGATTTCACCCAAACAAATTAGTGGTCCATTGGGGATTGCTGAATTTGCTGGTCAGAGTGCAGCAATGGGTTGGGTGGCTTATCTACAATGTTTAGCCTTGATCAGTGTCAGCTTGGGTGTTCTCAATTTGATGCCAGTACCGATTTTGGATGGCGGCCATTTGCTGTATCATGGTTACGAGTGGCTAACTGGACGTACCATCCCGGCGTGGCTGACTGTGGTATTGCAAAAAATTGGCATTTTTTTATTGCTCATGTTAATGGCGCTGGCGTTATTTAATGACGCTCAACGCTTCTTGTTTGGCTTAGGCTAA
- a CDS encoding ABC transporter permease has protein sequence MLLKQIYFTANEAVWLVAITGFALGATVVVQLHEEYGQSRDAALRLLGSLSFVELSPMLACLMMVARSASAMAIELASMRISGEVAALRRMGISIESYLLLPRVLGMTVSAVVLAGVMALASVLGGVLFATGWDASYQIFALERMLRWHEVLICLLKAASFGLVAGVVSIYAGFSVPLQVSEIPKAASRAVLRGLLALFVLDFCWALVL, from the coding sequence GTGCTGTTAAAGCAAATTTATTTTACCGCCAATGAAGCCGTTTGGTTGGTGGCGATTACCGGTTTTGCTTTGGGTGCGACGGTCGTGGTGCAGTTGCACGAAGAATATGGCCAAAGTCGTGATGCGGCGTTGCGGCTTCTGGGTTCGCTGAGTTTTGTTGAGTTGTCACCCATGTTGGCGTGTTTAATGATGGTGGCGCGCTCGGCTTCGGCGATGGCGATTGAATTGGCATCGATGCGGATTTCGGGCGAGGTTGCCGCGCTGCGACGCATGGGGATTTCTATTGAGTCGTATTTGTTGCTGCCTCGGGTGTTGGGGATGACGGTGTCGGCGGTTGTATTGGCCGGTGTTATGGCGCTCGCGTCGGTGTTGGGCGGTGTATTGTTTGCCACTGGCTGGGATGCAAGTTATCAAATTTTCGCTTTGGAGCGCATGCTGCGCTGGCATGAAGTGCTGATTTGCTTATTAAAAGCGGCTAGTTTTGGTTTGGTTGCTGGAGTGGTGTCGATTTATGCTGGGTTTTCGGTGCCGCTGCAGGTATCCGAAATTCCTAAGGCTGCGTCGCGGGCGGTGCTCCGAGGGTTGTTGGCTTTGTTTGTGTTGGATTTTTGTTGGGCGCTGGTGTTATGA
- the trxB gene encoding thioredoxin-disulfide reductase, translating to MASQHHRLLILGSGPAGYTAAVYAARANLKPVLITGMAQGGQLMTTTEVDNWPADFDGVQGPELMTRFQKHAERFGTEILFDHIHTTHLTEKPIRLVGDSGEYTCDALIIATGASAQYLGIPSEEAFSGRGVSACATCDGFFYRGQDVAVVGGGNTAVEEALYLSNIAKHVTLIHRRDTFRSEKILIDHLMEKVAEGKITLETNQTLDEVLGDATGVTGARLKSTVDGSTKDLALMGVFIAIGHKPNTDIFKGQLDMDNTGYIITQGGRNGGATATSIAGVFAAGDVQDHIYRQAVTSAASGCQAALDADKYLETLR from the coding sequence ATGGCAAGCCAACATCATCGTTTACTCATTTTGGGCTCAGGCCCTGCAGGCTACACTGCCGCCGTCTATGCCGCACGTGCCAATTTAAAGCCTGTATTAATTACTGGCATGGCGCAAGGTGGCCAACTCATGACCACCACTGAAGTTGACAACTGGCCCGCCGACTTTGACGGTGTGCAAGGCCCAGAATTGATGACGCGCTTTCAAAAGCACGCCGAACGTTTTGGCACCGAAATACTGTTTGACCACATTCACACGACGCACTTAACTGAAAAACCCATCCGCTTGGTTGGCGACTCTGGCGAATACACCTGCGACGCGTTAATTATTGCCACTGGTGCATCCGCACAATATTTGGGAATCCCTTCTGAAGAAGCATTCTCTGGCCGCGGCGTTTCGGCCTGCGCCACATGCGATGGCTTTTTCTATCGCGGCCAAGATGTTGCCGTCGTTGGCGGCGGCAACACGGCCGTTGAAGAGGCGCTCTACTTATCAAACATCGCTAAGCATGTGACTTTAATTCACCGCCGCGACACCTTCCGCTCAGAAAAAATTCTGATTGACCATCTAATGGAAAAAGTTGCCGAGGGCAAAATCACCCTTGAAACCAATCAGACTCTCGACGAAGTTTTGGGCGACGCAACAGGCGTAACCGGTGCGCGTTTAAAATCGACCGTCGATGGCTCGACCAAAGATTTAGCCTTGATGGGCGTATTTATTGCTATTGGCCACAAGCCAAACACCGACATCTTCAAAGGTCAGCTCGATATGGACAACACAGGATACATCATCACCCAAGGTGGCCGTAACGGCGGAGCAACAGCCACCAGCATTGCCGGCGTATTTGCTGCCGGTGACGTGCAAGACCACATCTATCGCCAAGCCGTTACATCCGCAGCGAGCGGCTGCCAAGCGGCACTCGACGCCGATAAATACTTAGAAACACTGCGATAA
- a CDS encoding phosphatidate cytidylyltransferase, with protein sequence MLKTRVLTTLLLLPLVLAALFLLPPMAWTLFCALLMGLAAWEWKNLVGMHGRFAMCYPLLTAVLFLLCSRFASIYFIYGLLLASLIFWLFLVPFWLKFKWPLNSVGNLNAFSGWALLIPAGLSMIVLRGNGWPLLCVMAIAWVADSFAYFSGKKFGKKKLAPNISPGKSWEGVYGGALAVVCYCLLIPKPFLLLPSIVVLQSQTAQMFVWAIFALVLTAASVMGDLLESLLKRQRGIKDSSHLLPGHGGILDRVDSLLAILPISAAIYLLHLMPL encoded by the coding sequence ATGCTGAAAACCCGTGTTTTAACTACGTTACTGTTGTTGCCGCTGGTTTTAGCAGCGCTGTTTTTGTTGCCGCCAATGGCTTGGACTTTGTTTTGCGCCCTCCTAATGGGGCTGGCCGCTTGGGAATGGAAAAATCTAGTCGGTATGCATGGCCGTTTTGCCATGTGTTATCCCTTGTTGACTGCCGTTTTGTTTTTGCTCTGCTCTCGTTTTGCGTCAATTTATTTTATCTATGGCCTATTATTGGCATCGCTCATCTTTTGGCTATTTTTGGTGCCATTCTGGCTCAAATTTAAATGGCCTTTAAACTCAGTTGGTAATTTAAATGCCTTTAGCGGCTGGGCCTTACTAATTCCGGCCGGTCTTTCCATGATTGTATTGCGTGGCAATGGTTGGCCATTGTTGTGCGTGATGGCGATCGCTTGGGTTGCCGACTCATTTGCGTATTTTTCAGGTAAGAAATTTGGCAAAAAAAAGTTGGCGCCAAATATTAGCCCTGGTAAAAGTTGGGAAGGGGTATATGGTGGAGCGCTGGCTGTTGTATGCTATTGCCTGTTAATACCCAAGCCATTTTTATTGCTGCCAAGTATTGTTGTTTTACAAAGTCAAACCGCACAAATGTTCGTCTGGGCTATTTTTGCGCTGGTACTCACCGCAGCAAGTGTGATGGGCGATTTACTTGAGTCGCTGTTAAAGCGGCAGCGCGGCATCAAAGACAGTAGTCATTTATTGCCAGGACATGGCGGCATTTTGGATCGTGTTGACAGTTTATTGGCCATCTTACCCATCTCTGCGGCGATTTACCTACTCCACCTTATGCCTTTGTAA
- the uppS gene encoding polyprenyl diphosphate synthase, translating to MALFSREREEPNVLAGKIPQHIAVIMDGNGRWAKQRLMPRVFGHKKGVDSLREVISTCKELGVQCLTVFAFSSENWRRPEEEVTFLMGLFLQVLQTEIERMFRNNIQLKIIGNRSHFSAELLQMIENAEAKTASNDGLVLTIAADYGGHWDVLQATHRLLAEHPERACEFGEEDLKPYLAMAYAPDPDLFIRTGGEQRISNFLLWQLAYTELYFTDLPWPDFGREPLLDAIAWYQGRERRFGRISEQLDVSK from the coding sequence GTGGCTTTATTCTCTCGCGAACGCGAAGAACCCAATGTTTTAGCGGGTAAAATTCCTCAACATATTGCGGTCATTATGGATGGTAACGGGCGCTGGGCTAAACAGCGTCTAATGCCCCGAGTATTCGGCCATAAGAAAGGGGTCGATTCTTTGCGTGAGGTGATTAGCACTTGCAAAGAATTGGGTGTGCAATGCCTGACTGTTTTTGCTTTTTCGAGCGAAAACTGGCGTCGTCCTGAGGAAGAAGTCACGTTTTTGATGGGTCTGTTTTTGCAAGTTTTGCAAACTGAAATTGAGCGAATGTTTCGCAACAATATTCAATTAAAAATCATTGGTAATCGCAGTCATTTTTCTGCTGAATTATTACAGATGATTGAAAACGCAGAAGCTAAAACGGCAAGCAATGATGGTCTGGTGCTGACGATTGCCGCCGATTACGGTGGTCACTGGGATGTGCTGCAAGCGACACATCGCTTGCTGGCCGAGCATCCTGAGCGAGCTTGCGAGTTTGGCGAAGAAGACTTGAAGCCTTACCTTGCGATGGCCTATGCGCCCGATCCTGATCTATTTATCCGAACTGGCGGTGAGCAAAGAATTAGTAATTTCTTGCTATGGCAATTGGCCTACACCGAACTTTATTTTACTGATTTGCCTTGGCCTGACTTTGGTCGTGAACCTTTGCTTGATGCCATTGCATGGTATCAAGGGCGAGAGCGACGCTTTGGCCGTATCAGTGAACAACTTGATGTATCAAAATAA
- the rpsB gene encoding 30S ribosomal protein S2, which translates to MSVSMRDMLEAGVHFGHQTRYWNPKMGKYIFGARNKIHIINLEKTLPLFEDAMKYIRQLSANKGNVMFVGTKRAAREIIAEEAARAGAPFVDHRWLGGMLTNFKTVKQSIKRLTEMKAVLENAEGSGYGKKELLMMKRDVEKLERSLGGIKEMGGLPDAIFVIDTGYQKGAIVEAVKLGIPVIGVVDTNNSPEGIDFVIPGNDDSSRAIRLYARAAADAVLEGRNQATQALAAAVAEAAAE; encoded by the coding sequence ATGTCTGTAAGTATGCGCGATATGCTCGAAGCTGGTGTCCACTTTGGTCACCAAACCCGTTACTGGAACCCAAAAATGGGTAAGTACATCTTCGGTGCACGCAACAAGATTCACATTATCAACTTAGAAAAAACACTGCCATTGTTTGAAGACGCGATGAAATACATCCGTCAATTGTCTGCAAACAAAGGCAATGTAATGTTTGTTGGTACAAAACGCGCTGCTCGCGAAATCATCGCTGAAGAAGCAGCACGTGCAGGCGCTCCTTTCGTTGATCACCGTTGGTTGGGTGGTATGTTGACTAACTTTAAAACAGTTAAGCAATCAATCAAACGCCTGACTGAAATGAAAGCCGTTCTGGAAAATGCTGAAGGTAGTGGCTACGGCAAGAAAGAATTGTTGATGATGAAACGTGACGTTGAAAAACTAGAGCGTTCATTGGGCGGTATTAAAGAGATGGGCGGTTTGCCTGATGCGATTTTCGTTATCGATACTGGCTACCAAAAAGGTGCGATTGTTGAAGCCGTTAAATTGGGCATCCCAGTAATTGGTGTTGTTGATACCAACAACAGCCCAGAAGGTATTGACTTCGTAATCCCTGGTAACGATGATTCTTCACGTGCAATTCGTTTGTACGCTCGTGCTGCTGCTGATGCAGTGCTTGAAGGCCGTAACCAAGCAACACAAGCTTTGGCTGCTGCGGTTGCCGAAGCTGCTGCTGAGTAA
- the pyrH gene encoding UMP kinase: MSQTTKYKRILLKLSGEALMGDDSYGINRATIDRIVQEVKSVVDLGVQVAIVIGGGNIFRGVAPAASGMDRATADYMGMLATVMNALALQDAMKRAGIISRVQSALTIAQVAEPYVRGKAIQYLEENKVVVFGAGTGNPFFTTDTAAALRGMEMGADIVIKATKVDGVYTDDPKKNPDAVRYQTVTFDEVIGRNLKVMDATAFALCRDQKMNICVLSIFKAGALKRMVLGEDEGTLVHC; encoded by the coding sequence ATGAGTCAAACCACAAAATACAAACGCATTTTGTTGAAGCTCTCCGGTGAAGCCTTAATGGGTGATGATAGCTACGGCATTAACCGAGCGACGATCGACCGGATTGTGCAGGAAGTGAAGAGCGTTGTTGATTTGGGCGTTCAAGTCGCCATCGTTATTGGTGGTGGTAATATTTTTCGCGGTGTTGCGCCTGCAGCATCGGGCATGGATCGCGCCACTGCTGACTATATGGGCATGCTGGCGACGGTGATGAATGCGCTGGCACTGCAAGATGCAATGAAGCGTGCAGGTATTATTTCACGCGTTCAATCGGCACTCACAATCGCTCAGGTTGCTGAGCCTTATGTTCGTGGTAAAGCCATTCAATATCTGGAAGAAAATAAAGTTGTTGTTTTTGGTGCCGGTACCGGTAATCCATTTTTCACGACCGATACCGCAGCGGCGCTGCGCGGTATGGAAATGGGTGCTGATATCGTAATTAAAGCCACCAAAGTGGACGGCGTTTATACCGACGATCCTAAAAAGAATCCGGATGCAGTTCGCTACCAGACCGTGACGTTTGATGAAGTTATTGGTCGTAATTTGAAGGTCATGGATGCAACAGCATTTGCTTTGTGCCGTGATCAAAAAATGAATATTTGCGTATTAAGTATCTTCAAAGCTGGCGCATTAAAGCGTATGGTACTTGGGGAAGATGAGGGTACGCTGGTACACTGCTAA
- a CDS encoding tetratricopeptide repeat protein produces MNRVWVFLFCVVLTACGTAPVVTSPARIVAERSHRMALQAIQDGRIESAEGEWQQALRGYQAIDDWRGQGMARLGLAQASQRLGRGTQAEQALLPMLQEGYFLPEQQVQAALQLAQLIWQQDLPRAQRLLAQVRLSCVAPCFVAVQMDNLAAQIALEKGDVSAAAQFATQALDLAKERPAERAFALRLLAEVALLQGRWLDAEDKLMRAIDLDRQSAEPMWLLDDYRLLLKIAKRKGDVALEKKAQAHLGSLCAAIECSP; encoded by the coding sequence ATGAATCGAGTTTGGGTGTTTTTATTTTGCGTAGTGCTTACTGCTTGCGGTACGGCGCCGGTGGTGACGTCACCTGCACGTATCGTCGCCGAACGCTCGCACCGCATGGCTTTGCAAGCAATACAGGATGGACGTATTGAAAGTGCTGAGGGTGAATGGCAGCAGGCGCTACGTGGCTATCAGGCCATAGATGATTGGCGTGGGCAGGGCATGGCACGATTGGGCTTGGCGCAAGCAAGTCAGCGCTTGGGGCGAGGCACTCAGGCTGAACAGGCCTTGTTGCCAATGCTGCAAGAAGGGTATTTTTTACCAGAGCAGCAAGTGCAGGCGGCATTGCAGTTGGCGCAATTGATTTGGCAGCAGGATCTGCCTCGCGCGCAGCGGTTGCTGGCTCAGGTGCGTTTAAGCTGCGTTGCGCCTTGTTTTGTAGCAGTACAGATGGATAACTTGGCGGCACAGATTGCGCTTGAAAAAGGTGATGTGTCTGCTGCTGCGCAATTTGCCACGCAGGCACTCGATTTGGCAAAAGAGCGTCCCGCCGAGCGCGCTTTTGCGCTGCGCTTATTGGCTGAGGTGGCGTTACTGCAAGGGCGTTGGCTTGATGCAGAGGACAAGTTGATGCGGGCGATTGATTTAGATCGTCAAAGTGCCGAGCCCATGTGGTTGCTGGATGATTACCGTTTATTGTTAAAAATTGCGAAGCGTAAAGGCGATGTGGCGTTGGAAAAGAAAGCGCAAGCGCATTTAGGATCTTTGTGTGCGGCAATTGAATGTTCGCCTTGA